The DNA window GGATTTTTGTTTATTGACCCTGGCTGTAGTAACATTTTAGAATTaagcttttttttgttgtggttcaaaaaattttttttgtatttactaaaaTCTATTTGCATAGAATCTGTTGGTAGAAAACAGGGTCACATTATTACACCATGTGCTTCAGTTGTTCATTTGTGCTCTTCATTGCCATTTTAAGGCTAATTCATACCATACAACAGATGCCGACcaacagaaacagaaacatTTGTTGGGTTTAGTTGGATCAGTGCATTACCCTGTCATTGCCTGTTCGTGTTCATCGACTGAACGTTTAACTGGAGTGTGTCTGGTTGTGGAATGTCTGCGTTAGTCGGCATCTGTTGGTGCAGTGTCAACTAGCTTCTATACAAATGGatgttttagttttgtttgttttttgcaaatTCCTGTGGCAAAGTTCAACCTAAATGACTATCCGATACAAAATGCACGAAACAAATGAAGTATAAGACTGCACAAATGAGCTATAAATGTACGACTTTCTTCATCTCCCAAAGTTGGGAGTAGGGCTGTGATTTTAAGGCGCCAAAcatacatttgtttttcttaCCATGCAAAGAAACACATTCCAGTTTCAAGCACTACGCGCTGGCTCCTTGAACTTCTCTGGAGACAATGTTTAATCTATAAATATTGACCAGGCATTCTCTTTCTCAAGGTCTAGAGCGACTCCGAAGGGTCATCCGAGGGATGAAATATCCTACTCATGCAATTCTTCcacctctctcaggcaaactgAGAATGAAAGGGAATAAGATCCCTTTGGCCTCCACAGGTGCTTTTAGAGACTCATCTTTGAATCGACCTCCGTCCTCTTCAATAACAAACTGAAGAGTCTGAGATTTATTCACACAGTAGATGCAATTATCAATGACAGCGCATCGAAATGGCAAAGTGCAGCCCTGCTGCTGGGAGGCACAATCATGCCACATCTTAACAATGGTGTTGTATTTAAAGACGCTGATCCCCTGTTCACGGTTAACGTCGAATCGGTAGATGAAGCTCTTGAGAGCCACCATGTCTGTGGATTTTTTCCTGCTGTTGTTATATGGACACTCCTGCCATTCATCTCTCTTGGGGTCATATCTCAGCAACCGATAGAACAGAGACCCTCCCGAGACATACAGCTCGCCGTTACACGTAGTGGCTTCGTGAGCCACCGCAAATGCCCCTTTAGGTAGAGGGGCCACCGCCGTCCAGCGGTCCATTCGAGGGTCGTACTTCTCCACTGTGAAAAGACATTCACCGCCAATGGCGTACAGGTTCCCATCCATGGAGACAAGCTTGAGCTGTGATCGTGCTTGGTTCATGGGTCGGACTTCGCTCCAGCGGTCCGTAATGGGATTGTAGCAGAACACTTTGTCTGAGACTTTGCTTTTCTCCCCAGTCCCTCTGATCCCGCCGGCGACAAACAAGTAGTTGTACATGGTACAAATACCACAGCCCCTGGTGTTGATGTCGTCTGGCATGACAGTCAGGGTGTGCCAATCCTTACTGCTCTTGTTGTAGTAGTAGATCATGTGATTGTCCTCAAAAGACGTGATGGAGAGGGGACTCTGGGGACGGCTGCTGTTTCTGCTGGGCGGTCTACTTCCTACACGTTCAAACACATCGTTAATTTCCGCCACCATCAGACATTTGCGACTCTCCATCCGTTTGCGCAGGATGAGATCTCTCTCTGAGCCTGTCAGGCGCCCGTAGACAGCTGGATCTCTCAAAACCTGCAGATAGTTGTCGCTCATGAATCGATAggcagtttctttcagttcatttaGTCGCTGCTTTTTGGCGATTGTTAGGATTTCGTAGCAGTTCTCAGGTTTGATCTGTGTGGATATGGTATCAATAGCAGCCTGTACCGCACAGGGCATCTGCAGGATCTTTGCCCCTGTGATGACATCCACAACATTGTCTTTGCTTACGTTCATCTGGGAGGAGTAAACATAATCTACAAGCACTGATAAGGTCTTGTAGCTCATTCCTTTTACCTTAAGGATGTCTCTAGAGAGCCTGGCtttaaaataatcacttttcTCAGCTAATACTGATTTGTGTGCTTGTATTTTCTGTCCGCCCACCTCTATGACTAAATTTGGCTCTTCTTTTGTAGAGAGAGCTTCTCTTACTGCAGATCCACTTTGCTTTAGCCCTTGGCTTGATTCCAGCCCAGTCTGTCCAAACGATGTTCTGTTGCGGGTCTGATCTGCTCCTTCAGAGGAACTTATAAAGCATCCAGGGGTTTTTTCAAGTGACCTCGTTTCCTGGGAGCTTGAACGGGAATGATTTCTGTCTTCTGTGTAGGAGACATTTTTAATGTCAAACTGTCCATCTCTTAGGGCATTGGATAATTTGTCAGTTTCCTCTTTGTTCTCTGGTTGGAAGCACAGAGTGTGCGCCAAACTGCAAGATACCTTTGTTCCATTTGTTTCTTCTCTAATATTCCCTTGACTTGAAGCTTCACTCATATTTTTCAAACTGAGGTCCAGATTTTGTGCTCTAGTTGAGTCCAGAGGTTGAATGTGCTCTTGAAATCCACTGTCGCTCGATTCAGCGTCTTGTGCGTACTCTGCACCTGTTACAGAACCATAGTGTCCCAAACTCCTATTGTCAGTCAAACCTCCTGATTCTGACGTGTTCCACGTACCCTGGAGATCCTGCAGTATTTCCATGCTGGGGATGCCTGTTTTCCCCATAGCCGGGACATTGTTGTTGTTCCCTTCAGCGGGGATAGGTGATTCTGGAGAGTCAGGGTTTGCAGCGTGAAATATAACATCTGCTTGTACTGTGAACATGTTTCTGTCTTGCAGAGTGTTGTTCATCTTTTTGTAGTTGCGACAGACTGTCACTCATTTAGTGCTTTCAGAGCAATAAGAACAACTTAGTTTGTCAGAAGTTTCTCCTTTGCCGGCTGTAGAGCTAAATTAATCCCAGTGAGCCCCATGAAAGACTGGCAGATCCTAATTATTAGGTTAATGATAGTTCAGAGACAGCATTGCTAGGAATTTCCTAGCAAAACAACGTTTTATGTTTGTTCCATCAGAGTACATTTCACCCAGgtaaagaagaaaaataaacaaaattttcCTATATCAAGAGAAGATTGTGTTCTCAGCTCTGGGTCCAAACCTTccaagaaaagaagaaaatgttattcatttacataattacaaaaatataacCCATATTTATATTGATCAAAGAAACTCGTAATCCAAATGATTAGAAAATtgcaaatataaaattaaaacatgtaaactgTGATGATAAAGTGGTATTCTTTTGGGAAAAGCACATATTTAGCCTTCCAACAAAGAAAATAATCTGTCTTAAAGTAATGTGTCATGAGCATGAAATGAGTTACTGTTCAAATACTCACAGACCAACACCGAAACCCATAATGCGCATGCGCACTATTCACAAACCTACTGACAGCTTTAAGGATTAAATCTTTTAAATCTTAAAGACGTCGAGAAACACAGATTTATTCGTGCCTTTAGTTAATAATCTTTCATTATAGTCGTTGCATTACCCGTTTCATAGCTCTGATAAACAAATGTAGACTACAAAGGCGAAAAGAGAAATTATTGATAACGCAGAGGAAAAGATTAGACAGTTTCAGACAGATAAAGTagtttttgaaataataatattgaatacTTGGTATTAAATGTATAAGGCCCTAGTAAGTTACTTGATAAATGGCAGAATTTCTTTGAGCTTTTCCTTACACAAAGCGTTCTTATGTAAGTCACTGACCGTCTATCTAAATGCACCGCGCTGCAGGGAGTCTACACATTTGTCTGAGATTGTCTTGGGTTTTAACAAATGTAGACCACTTACCCATTCACGTGAATGTACTATCCATCCCATATTGTGATAAAACGGCAGCTCAGTAAGAActtctcttcctcctcctcatcctcgACCAACTGTATGCGTCTGAAAGCCTCGACTGGAGAATCGGCGTCCACAAAATATCATCATTTCAATGAAGCGGATGAAACGAAATAATTCCACAGAAGCGATTCTTTGCTCCGGATCTGATCGACGCCACCTCTCTGCCCTCGGAGTGCTTTGCAGTATTTTGGATTTTACTGTAAACTGAGGTAGTTATTGATCTAAACCACACCCCCGTTTTTGTTCAACCTCTACACATCAGCTGCTGATCAAATCCGCGGTAAGCGCGCGACGCTCCTGTAGTGTTCACTCGACGCGCGCGGCCAAATGAAGGATGTTGCGCAACGGTCTACGGGAACTCCCAGCGCAAAGAGCATTTGAACgtttattgcattaaaaaacTGCTTAAGCTCGAGCTAAAGCATTTTAGATGTTTCATTTAACGTTTTAAACATCATTATGATGCAAAAAAATGTGGAAGTGATTTCTAAAGCATTGGCTCAATCAATGACGCTAAATAcgttttgttaaaaaatatatatataaacaaaagaaataatatGTCACTATTCTAtattaaaaggttaaaaaaaggAATATTTGTCCTTTCAGGCTTTACtcacagtacaaaaaaaaaaaaagcctgaaAAAACTGTCAAGAGCAGAATGACTTCATCTGGCCTTCTCAAATGTGGTGAAGTTTTATGAGCGCATTAAGGAGGACCATTACTCTCCATCCTGATATTATGGGCTGGACTACTCTTCAAGAGAGTTACTATGGTAACCACTCCATTTCGTAGAGCAACACATCATCGTTGAGACTGTCTGTCAGCCTGACAGCACATGGTCAGACTGAGATGTCACTATTAGCCCTCTAAATACACACATCAGCTGTTCTCAGTCTGAGGGGACTCACAAAGATCCCTGAGCCTGCAAAGGCTGAaagcatcacacacacacagtatataaGTGTGGCATTCTGAAGGAGGAAGTGGTGGGACAGCCTCCTTAAGAACAATTAAATGttacctattattattattatttatgtggAGTAGGCCCAATGCTTTCATAGCACTTTGATGACTTAGTATCTCAAACATAAGTTTCATCcactattaaaggattagttcactttcaaatgaaaattggCCCAAGctatactcaccctcaagccatgctaggtgtatatgactttcttctttctgatgaacacaatcggagaaatattaataaatatcctgacgcatccaacgtttataatggcagtgagtgggatcaacgagtatgagctgaagaaagtgtctccatccacatccatcataaacgtagtCCACGCAGTTCCAgagtgttaataaaggccttccgtttgtaaaaaaaatgtccatatttaacaagttatgaagtaaaatatctagcgcGTATgcattttgaactgcaagagttttacacttttttcgtaagtagaatacagaaagcggtctggcagaagctagatcttttacttcataacttgttaaatatggattttttttttttttacacaaatacttgaaggcctttattaacccccccggagccatgtgaagtatgtttatgatggatggatggatgtggatggagacactttcttcagctcatactcattggtcccattcactgctattataaagcttggatgcatcaggatatttattaatatttctccgattgtgttcatcagaaagaagaaagtcacatacacctaggatggcctGAGGTTGAGTAAAGTTTGGGCTAATTTATTTGATGTTCATTATGACAATCCAAGATCAAGATTCTTACAAACActgaaatatcaaaaatgttcCTTTCTGTGAAAAAACTGTGAATACATTATAttagctttatatatatataaaagctaATTTACTAAGGCATTTTGCAAAATGATTATTTCTAGGAGTGTTTGATTCACTGGcttattttttttgtacattgtagaaaaatatgcattacaataaatattaatattctcACCCAGTGCAGAGATCTAAGAATATCTAAGGCATCCAATAGTTAAGTAATCAACCATCACAGTCGAGGGATATATATTACCTTTTTAATTTCCCTTTTAGGCAGACACCTTGCAAAATGAATATTTGAAGaccatacattttcattttttaaagttaatttctttccttccttccatGTCCAGGTCAATTTTACCATAAGCTCTAAAATCAGTGTTGCTGTTGGTAAAGTGCATTTCACAGAAATCCATTCAACTTTTCTTTTAACTTCAAATTCAGTTTTCTTCTCGGGTCATTCCCTTATATGTATGAGCTGGCAGTTATAGTCCATCAAAAGGAAAAAGGAGATAAAAAAGGCCAGTGAAACAAAATCgaacaaagaaagaaacatgGTTATCTAGTAAACTTGCACAGATATACAAAGAATGTTGGTTAAAACAATGGTATATATTTGTTAATATACAATATCACAATGAGTCAATATTAAGCTTTTTCCATAACTTTAAATATCGATAAGCATAAACCTTAAATTAGAACTATGGAGGAACGCCATTTATCTTTTAACCGGTAACAGTCGACACCAACTTCACCTTAGGATCCAAAAGAATCTCTGGCCCGCCAGAGAAACCCAGTCATTCAGTCACAGGTTTTAGGCAATCACAGAGGCCAACCTGAAGGCCATGAAACCTCAGACAATGTTTTAAGACCTCTTTTACAAGCACCATTCCTTAAAGCAAAAGTTTTGAGATGCCTTTTCACAAAATATCTTCAAGAAAAACAGCTGAAATTAAATGAAGAGCTGAGCAGATGCAggtaaacatgtttaaaaaggtgtttaaaatgtgacaaatgaaacaaaaatgtcTGCTGTTATGCTTAAGCATGGCTAgatgttttctgttttgttttttttcttctaacaGTTACACCTGAATATTATCACACTGCAGTGGTACTGACATACTTTCATGAACGTATCTTTTAATTTAGGCAATATGCCAAGTGGTAAAACACATTTCTCTGATGCCTGACCGAGTACTTGGTAGTTCAGCTCATTCCTGGAACACAAGCTTTTTCCCTTCATTCATGAATCTTTTTTTCCCTGTCAGCCCATGACTGAGAGCAAGGTCAGTCTATGGAACTGCTCTCTTTTGCAATGCCCTGGAAGGAAGACACACAGTAAAAGCATCATGAGACgagtaaaagaaagaaaagattgATGGATACTGGTGTTTGTGCAGCTGCATCAAAACTAAACCCTGATCCTCACCGTTCTCAGTACACCTCCATCGTTCTCCCTTACAGGTTGGGCAGTGGTATTTGCCACACCATAACGGTGGACACCATCTCCTCGTGCTTAGACTGTTTCGTTTTTCTGTTGATTCTGCGGTGTCCCAGACCTCCAGACACCACCAACAATGAGCTCACATTCGCTCTCTCAGTCTGCTTGGACTTCTGGAAGTGCGCTGGCTCATTGAGCAGGTCATATATCGCCCCGTCCTCTGGCCCGTGCTCTAAAGAGCCCTGAGACAGAGCCAGAGACCCACATGAGGAGGACAGGGAGTCCTGGAGAACTGGAGCATGTGAGGGAGAGCTCGCACTGCTGTGCCCCAGCCCAGAGCAGTTTTCGTCGAGTTGGGTTCCTTCCACCTCCTGAGCCCCAGGCTGGCATTGGCTGGGTGTGTTGGAGGTGAGAGTTGCCATGGTTGCTTGGgaaacattacacactgctACTGCCATGGTGAGGAATTTGACTGGACCATGGTGAGCATGAAAAGAGACCATTCCTCGACCTGGAGCATGAAACCAGAGAgattcaaaaatgacaaatgcattaaaaaaggtCTTCTCGGgcagaataataatatatatatatatatatatatatataaaaatgttttattaaaaatgaaatgccaGAACACAATAATAGCAAATAGTGAATATATTTctcttaataaaaacaaaatatgacctaaaacttaaaattaggaaaactgaaaatataaaattaaactaatttaaaattaattaatactataattgaatataaataatactaaattaagacatctgtttttaaaaacattataatatatatttttgtatagtttttaatatttctatttagctttaattgaatttattttattttagtacttcaaaaaatagaaatattgaATTGGCAAATAACCGAattaaaaagtttaagtttttccatctaatatgtatgttttatttcagcttcatttaaataaatgaactattgttaatagttttagttcacaataacaacactggtcATTAACAGTTGGATGGAAGTAGTTATCAAAAGCTGAGGCAGTAATTTCATTGTTGGGTGTGGTTTGTTCCTGAATTTGTGCTGTTACAGTATTCGAAGCCCTAAAGTGCTACAGACTTACAAAATTACCCACAGGGCACTGGGCAGCAAACAAACATCTGCCTTTTGTTTGCTGCCCATTGCCACACAATTCCACAGCAATATGCATTAAAAGCAGTTTTAATGAATTTCTAAATGCCAATTCACATTGTGCCAACAGACACTTTGTCAGGTTTGGTTGAATCAGCGTGTTACCATGTTGGCATCTGTCGCAGCTTGTTTTCGCCAATTGAACTTGCTGAATCAGCACTTGAAGTGGAATGTCTGAGAAATTACATACTGTAATCTGGTGATTGTCTGCGTTTGTCGGTGTCTGTCGGCTTCGgtcttaaatggatagttcaacCTAAAATGAAATGTTGTTCTAATGTCGTATGccaatttcttttaaaaagatgcaaAAGTATCACAGAATGATCCCATGCGACACGTGCCGTTTATTCCAAGTATTCTGGGGGTATATGAGAGGGTTTAGTGAAAAACAAGCCtaaatttaatgtattattcaATGA is part of the Chanodichthys erythropterus isolate Z2021 chromosome 18, ASM2448905v1, whole genome shotgun sequence genome and encodes:
- the LOC137006883 gene encoding kelch repeat and BTB domain-containing protein 11, which codes for MNNTLQDRNMFTVQADVIFHAANPDSPESPIPAEGNNNNVPAMGKTGIPSMEILQDLQGTWNTSESGGLTDNRSLGHYGSVTGAEYAQDAESSDSGFQEHIQPLDSTRAQNLDLSLKNMSEASSQGNIREETNGTKVSCSLAHTLCFQPENKEETDKLSNALRDGQFDIKNVSYTEDRNHSRSSSQETRSLEKTPGCFISSSEGADQTRNRTSFGQTGLESSQGLKQSGSAVREALSTKEEPNLVIEVGGQKIQAHKSVLAEKSDYFKARLSRDILKVKGMSYKTLSVLVDYVYSSQMNVSKDNVVDVITGAKILQMPCAVQAAIDTISTQIKPENCYEILTIAKKQRLNELKETAYRFMSDNYLQVLRDPAVYGRLTGSERDLILRKRMESRKCLMVAEINDVFERVGSRPPSRNSSRPQSPLSITSFEDNHMIYYYNKSSKDWHTLTVMPDDINTRGCGICTMYNYLFVAGGIRGTGEKSKVSDKVFCYNPITDRWSEVRPMNQARSQLKLVSMDGNLYAIGGECLFTVEKYDPRMDRWTAVAPLPKGAFAVAHEATTCNGELYVSGGSLFYRLLRYDPKRDEWQECPYNNSRKKSTDMVALKSFIYRFDVNREQGISVFKYNTIVKMWHDCASQQQGCTLPFRCAVIDNCIYCVNKSQTLQFVIEEDGGRFKDESLKAPVEAKGILFPFILSLPERGGRIA